In one window of Mesorhizobium sp. B2-1-1 DNA:
- the recN gene encoding DNA repair protein RecN, with product MLSRLSIRDIVLIEKLDIDFQPGLSVLTGETGAGKSILLDALSLALGARGDASLVRHGAAQGQVIAVFDVPRNHPVRALLAENAIEDDGDIILRRLQTVDGRTRVFVNDQPSSVTLMRDVGRALVEIHGQHDERALVDPGAHRDVLDAFGGHLGAVRSTGEAWRHWRACEQELSRHRAKVAAAAREADYLRAAVAELTKLDPQPGEETELADLRAHMMRAEKIASEIHDAQDVLSGPSSPLPQLASLLRRLQRKAGEAPGLLDEVVKSLDEAMLSLDAAQSGVEAALRATEYDPQRLEKAEERLFSLRAASRKHSVAVDDLAQLRDTMVADLADLDAGEERLHGLEKQAAAAREAYDIAAAQLSSLRHAAAVGLTKAVMAELPALKLERAAFIVEMKSEAESRMEEGIDQIEFWVRTNPGTRPGPMMKVASGGELSRFLLALKVALADRGSAPTLVFDEIDTGVGGAVADAIGQRLARLSRRVQVLSVTHAPQVAARAATHFLISKSGSTDKVATGIAEMDRAARQEEIARMLAGATITDEARAAAERLLRENTAAA from the coding sequence ATGCTTTCCAGGCTGTCGATCCGCGATATCGTCCTGATCGAGAAGCTGGATATCGACTTCCAGCCCGGTCTCTCGGTGCTGACGGGCGAGACCGGCGCCGGAAAATCCATCCTGCTCGACGCTCTGTCCTTGGCGCTTGGGGCTCGCGGTGACGCTTCCCTGGTGCGCCACGGCGCGGCACAGGGCCAGGTGATTGCCGTGTTCGACGTGCCGCGCAACCATCCGGTGCGCGCGTTGCTTGCCGAGAATGCCATCGAGGACGACGGCGACATCATCCTGCGCCGCTTGCAGACTGTGGACGGCCGCACCCGCGTCTTCGTCAACGATCAGCCGTCCAGCGTGACGCTGATGCGCGACGTCGGCCGCGCGCTGGTCGAGATCCACGGCCAGCATGACGAACGCGCCCTTGTCGATCCCGGCGCGCATCGCGACGTGCTCGACGCTTTCGGCGGCCATCTCGGCGCCGTCCGGTCGACGGGCGAGGCCTGGCGGCACTGGCGCGCCTGCGAGCAGGAGCTCTCGCGCCATCGTGCCAAGGTGGCGGCGGCGGCGCGCGAAGCGGACTACCTGCGCGCAGCGGTTGCCGAACTGACCAAGCTCGATCCGCAGCCGGGTGAGGAGACTGAGCTTGCCGACTTGCGCGCCCACATGATGCGGGCCGAGAAGATCGCCTCCGAAATCCACGACGCGCAGGACGTGCTTTCGGGTCCATCCTCGCCCTTGCCGCAACTGGCCAGCCTGCTCAGGCGGTTGCAGCGCAAGGCAGGCGAGGCCCCCGGGCTGCTCGACGAAGTGGTCAAGTCGCTGGATGAGGCGATGCTGTCGCTCGACGCGGCGCAGTCGGGTGTCGAGGCGGCTTTGCGCGCCACCGAATATGATCCACAGCGGCTGGAAAAGGCGGAAGAGCGGTTGTTTTCGCTGCGCGCGGCATCGCGCAAGCACAGCGTTGCCGTCGATGATTTGGCGCAATTGCGCGACACGATGGTTGCCGATCTTGCCGATCTCGATGCCGGCGAGGAGCGCCTTCATGGGCTGGAAAAGCAGGCGGCCGCAGCGCGCGAAGCCTATGACATCGCCGCCGCGCAGTTGTCCTCGCTTCGCCATGCCGCGGCGGTCGGCCTGACCAAGGCCGTGATGGCCGAACTGCCGGCGCTGAAGCTCGAACGCGCCGCCTTCATCGTCGAGATGAAGAGCGAGGCCGAGAGCCGCATGGAAGAGGGCATCGACCAGATCGAGTTCTGGGTGCGCACCAATCCCGGCACGCGACCCGGGCCGATGATGAAGGTTGCTTCCGGCGGCGAGCTTTCGCGCTTCCTACTGGCGCTGAAGGTGGCGCTGGCCGACCGGGGCTCGGCGCCAACGCTGGTCTTCGATGAAATCGACACAGGGGTGGGCGGCGCCGTCGCGGATGCCATCGGCCAGCGGCTGGCAAGATTGTCCAGGCGCGTGCAGGTGCTCTCGGTCACCCATGCGCCGCAGGTGGCGGCCCGCGCGGCGACGCACTTCCTGATCTCCAAGTCCGGCAGCACCGACAAGGTCGCGACCGGCATCGCCGAAATGGACCGGGCGGCGCGCCAGGAAGAGATCGCGCGCATGCTGGCCGGCGCCACCATCACCGACGAAGCGCGCGCGGCCGCCGAGAGATTGCTGCGGGAGAATACGGCGGCTGCCTGA
- the ligA gene encoding NAD-dependent DNA ligase LigA, which yields MSERPVDSLSESEAEAELKRLAQEIAEHDRRYHTEDAPVITDAAYDALTRRNFAIEQRFPALVREDSPSRRVGAAPAEGFAKVRHAVPMLSLAKAYTDEDVADFIERGRRFFDRDKDLDIAFTAEPKIDGLSASLRYENGVFVQGATRGDGAVGEDITANLRTIADIPGRLKGSGWPEIIEIRGEVYMTYAEFEALKQRSAAAGGQDYVNPRNTAAGSLRQKDPSVTASRNLKFFAYAWGYTTADPAPTQYDSVQKFAEWGFKVSPLMVRARSVGELIAHYHRIEEQRSSLGYDIDGVVYKVDQLELQRRWGFVTGEPRWAIAHKFPAEQAMTTVQKIDIQVGRTGTLAPVARLAPVTVGGVVVENVTLHNEDYIKGFDSNGQPIRDGIDVRIGDTVVIQRAGDVIPQIVSVVVDKRPPDAVPYEFPHTCPICGSPATREINEKTGKEDSRRRCTGELICPAQAVEGLRHFVSRGAMDIEGLGAENIDLFFNAGLVKTAADIFTLRDRRPAVTKALAERREEQARQREAASGKTRKNVRSVEDRNYEGLDKLFAAIDSRREPELDRFIFALGIRHIGETTAAVLARTFSTIEELIRVGKETAAADDPHSVFPSINGIGDTVINALADFFGNERNDDVLEALLKQVRPKPYVVTVSADSVVAGKTVVFTGSLEKMTRSEAKAMAERLGAKVAGSVSAKTDLVVAGPGAGSKLKLASELGIEVIDEDAWLQRIGKA from the coding sequence ATGTCTGAAAGACCAGTCGATTCACTCAGTGAGAGCGAAGCCGAAGCGGAGCTGAAGCGCCTGGCGCAGGAGATCGCGGAGCACGACCGCCGCTACCATACCGAGGACGCGCCTGTTATCACCGACGCCGCCTATGATGCGCTGACCCGGCGCAACTTCGCCATCGAGCAGCGCTTTCCCGCCCTGGTGCGCGAGGATTCGCCATCGCGCAGGGTCGGTGCCGCGCCGGCGGAAGGCTTTGCCAAGGTGCGCCATGCCGTGCCCATGCTCAGCCTCGCCAAGGCCTATACCGACGAGGACGTCGCCGATTTCATCGAACGCGGCCGGCGCTTCTTCGACCGCGACAAGGATCTCGACATCGCCTTCACGGCCGAACCGAAGATCGACGGCCTGTCGGCCTCGCTGCGTTACGAGAACGGCGTGTTCGTGCAGGGCGCAACGCGCGGGGATGGCGCTGTCGGCGAAGACATCACCGCCAATCTGAGGACCATCGCCGATATTCCCGGCAGGCTGAAAGGCTCGGGCTGGCCCGAAATCATCGAGATACGCGGCGAGGTCTACATGACCTATGCCGAATTCGAGGCGCTGAAGCAGCGCTCAGCGGCCGCCGGCGGCCAGGACTATGTCAATCCGCGCAATACGGCGGCTGGGTCGCTGCGCCAGAAGGATCCATCGGTCACCGCCAGCCGGAACCTCAAATTCTTTGCCTATGCCTGGGGCTACACGACAGCCGACCCCGCTCCGACACAATACGATTCGGTGCAGAAATTCGCGGAATGGGGCTTCAAAGTCAGCCCGCTGATGGTGCGGGCGAGGTCGGTCGGCGAGCTGATCGCGCATTATCACCGCATCGAGGAACAGCGTTCTTCCTTGGGCTACGACATCGACGGCGTCGTCTACAAGGTCGACCAACTGGAGTTGCAGCGCCGGTGGGGCTTCGTCACCGGCGAACCGCGCTGGGCCATCGCGCACAAATTTCCGGCCGAACAGGCGATGACGACCGTGCAGAAGATCGATATCCAGGTCGGGCGCACCGGCACGCTGGCGCCGGTGGCGAGGCTTGCGCCCGTGACAGTCGGGGGCGTCGTGGTCGAGAACGTCACGCTGCACAACGAAGACTATATCAAGGGTTTCGACAGCAACGGCCAGCCGATCCGCGACGGCATCGACGTGCGCATCGGCGACACCGTGGTGATCCAGCGGGCAGGGGATGTCATCCCGCAGATCGTCAGTGTCGTCGTCGACAAGCGTCCGCCGGATGCCGTGCCTTACGAATTCCCACATACTTGCCCGATCTGCGGCTCGCCGGCGACGCGCGAAATCAACGAGAAGACCGGCAAGGAGGATTCCCGCAGGCGTTGCACGGGCGAACTGATCTGCCCCGCGCAAGCCGTGGAAGGGCTGCGCCACTTCGTGTCGCGCGGGGCCATGGATATCGAGGGACTAGGCGCGGAAAACATCGACCTGTTCTTCAATGCGGGCCTGGTCAAGACGGCCGCCGACATCTTCACGCTCAGGGATCGGCGTCCCGCCGTCACCAAGGCGCTGGCCGAGCGGCGCGAGGAGCAGGCGAGGCAGCGCGAGGCGGCGTCGGGCAAGACGCGCAAGAATGTGCGCAGCGTCGAGGACCGCAACTATGAAGGGTTGGACAAGCTCTTTGCGGCGATCGATTCGCGCCGCGAACCCGAGCTCGACCGCTTCATCTTTGCGCTTGGGATCCGCCATATCGGCGAAACGACGGCGGCCGTGCTTGCCCGGACGTTTTCGACAATCGAGGAACTGATCCGCGTCGGCAAGGAGACCGCGGCGGCTGACGATCCGCATAGTGTCTTCCCGTCGATCAACGGCATCGGCGATACGGTGATCAACGCGCTGGCCGATTTCTTCGGCAATGAGCGCAATGACGACGTGCTTGAGGCGTTGCTTAAACAGGTCAGGCCGAAGCCGTATGTCGTCACCGTCTCGGCCGACAGCGTGGTCGCGGGCAAGACCGTCGTGTTCACGGGCTCGCTGGAAAAGATGACGCGTTCCGAAGCCAAGGCGATGGCCGAACGGCTGGGCGCCAAGGTGGCGGGCTCGGTTTCGGCCAAGACCGATCTGGTAGTGGCGGGGCCCGGCGCCGGCTCGAAACTCAAGCTTGCCAGTGAACTCGGCATCGAGGTCATAGACGAGGACGCGTGGCTGCAGCGGATCGGCAAGGCATGA